From the genome of Variovorax sp. RA8, one region includes:
- a CDS encoding TyrR/PhhR family helix-turn-helix DNA-binding protein, producing the protein MTSPQPLIGLPDLEGVLPADAGTLSSRGSLRERVERFESGLLEEAMRAHGSTRGVAKALGISQSSVVRKLRVPRSTV; encoded by the coding sequence GTGACAAGCCCGCAGCCGCTGATCGGGCTGCCGGATCTGGAAGGCGTGCTGCCCGCCGACGCTGGAACCTTGTCCAGCCGCGGATCGCTGCGGGAGCGGGTCGAACGTTTCGAATCCGGCCTGCTCGAGGAGGCGATGCGCGCGCATGGCAGCACCCGCGGCGTGGCGAAGGCGCTGGGCATCAGCCAGTCGAGCGTGGTGCGCAAGCTCAGGGTGCCGCGCAGCACTGTCTGA
- a CDS encoding enolase C-terminal domain-like protein, whose product MSLTLRSLTATAVVVPMARPLWTSVQAMREAPLLLVDLHTEEGVVGHAYLFCYLRAAAGAIAAFVEDLGTRLRGRPVVPASLRKAVADYSRLIGQRGVVSMAGAALDMAAWDALAKAADLPLVRLLGAEPRPLRAYNSNGLGLVEPQAAADEAQELLAGGFEGVKMRLGRPSAEADLAAVRAVRKALPDEVALMVDFNQALSPREAQSRGAMLDGEGVFWIEEPLRHDDYVGYARLRQTVSTPLQFGENFAGPKAMAAALAAGCVDYVMPDAERIGGVSGWMDAAALAAAHEIEMSSHLFPEVTAHLLAATPTAHWLEYVDWAEPLLQAPLRIRDGLAVPSEAAGSGLAWDSDAVERFRIDA is encoded by the coding sequence ATGAGCCTCACCCTGCGCTCGCTCACTGCCACCGCCGTCGTTGTCCCCATGGCCCGGCCGCTGTGGACCAGCGTGCAGGCCATGCGAGAGGCGCCGCTGCTGCTGGTCGATCTGCACACCGAGGAAGGTGTCGTCGGCCATGCCTACCTGTTCTGCTACCTGCGTGCTGCGGCGGGCGCCATCGCCGCTTTCGTCGAGGACCTGGGCACGCGGCTGCGCGGCCGGCCGGTGGTGCCTGCCTCGCTGCGCAAGGCCGTCGCCGACTATTCGCGCCTGATCGGCCAGCGCGGCGTGGTCTCCATGGCCGGCGCAGCGCTCGACATGGCGGCATGGGATGCGCTCGCCAAAGCGGCCGATCTGCCGCTGGTGCGCCTCCTCGGCGCCGAGCCCCGGCCGCTGCGTGCCTACAACAGCAACGGCCTGGGGCTGGTGGAGCCGCAGGCGGCGGCCGACGAGGCGCAAGAATTGCTGGCCGGCGGCTTCGAGGGCGTCAAGATGCGCCTCGGCCGACCGAGCGCCGAGGCAGACCTCGCCGCTGTGCGTGCGGTGCGCAAGGCGTTGCCGGACGAGGTGGCGCTGATGGTGGACTTCAACCAGGCCCTCTCGCCCCGCGAGGCGCAGAGCCGCGGCGCGATGCTGGACGGCGAAGGCGTCTTCTGGATCGAGGAACCCCTGCGCCATGACGATTACGTCGGGTACGCGCGTCTGCGGCAAACGGTGTCGACGCCACTGCAATTCGGTGAGAACTTCGCCGGACCCAAGGCCATGGCCGCAGCCTTGGCTGCCGGTTGCGTGGACTACGTGATGCCCGATGCCGAGCGTATCGGCGGGGTCTCCGGCTGGATGGATGCCGCCGCGCTGGCCGCTGCGCACGAGATCGAGATGTCCTCGCACCTCTTCCCCGAGGTGACGGCCCACCTGCTGGCCGCCACCCCCACCGCGCACTGGCTCGAGTACGTCGACTGGGCGGAGCCGCTGCTCCAGGCGCCGCTGCGGATCCGAGATGGCCTCGCGGTGCCCAGCGAGGCCGCGGGCTCGGGCCTGGCATGGGACAGCGACGCCGTGGAGCGTTTTCGAATCGACGCCTGA
- a CDS encoding ketopantoate reductase family protein, which translates to MKVAIMGTGGVGGYFGSKLALGGCDVSFIARGAHLAAIKAGGLRVRSALGDLQVPSPKATDSPAEVGPVDVVLFGVKLWDTQSVAEAIRPLVGPQTVVISLQNGVVKDELLCAALGQHAVAGGVCYIAATIIEPGVIGHAGTMQKLVFGAYEERQTECIRRFHEACVRAGIDAEVSEDIARVIWEKFVFLVGLSATTAATRSPIGKVRAHPASRRLLEAVMQEAVDVGRAQGVALAADFAQDRLRFCDQLPADMTASMLRDLERGNRLEVEWLSGDVSRRGLELGLPTPFNTAVFDILALHAEGASR; encoded by the coding sequence ATGAAAGTTGCGATCATGGGAACCGGCGGCGTCGGCGGCTACTTCGGCAGCAAGCTGGCCCTGGGCGGCTGCGATGTCAGCTTCATTGCGCGCGGGGCCCATCTGGCGGCCATCAAGGCTGGCGGCCTGCGGGTCAGGAGCGCGCTCGGCGATCTGCAGGTGCCGTCCCCCAAGGCGACTGATTCCCCGGCCGAAGTCGGCCCTGTCGATGTCGTCCTGTTCGGTGTCAAGCTGTGGGACACCCAGTCTGTCGCCGAGGCCATCCGCCCGCTGGTCGGCCCGCAGACCGTGGTCATCTCGCTCCAGAACGGTGTCGTCAAGGACGAACTGCTCTGCGCCGCGCTCGGGCAGCACGCGGTCGCCGGCGGCGTTTGCTACATCGCCGCCACCATCATCGAGCCGGGCGTGATCGGCCATGCCGGGACCATGCAGAAGCTCGTGTTCGGCGCGTACGAGGAGCGGCAGACCGAATGCATCCGGCGCTTTCACGAAGCCTGCGTGCGCGCCGGCATCGACGCCGAGGTCAGCGAAGACATCGCCCGCGTCATCTGGGAGAAGTTCGTCTTCCTGGTTGGCCTGTCGGCGACCACGGCCGCGACCCGCAGCCCCATCGGCAAGGTGCGCGCGCATCCTGCATCGCGCCGATTGCTGGAGGCGGTCATGCAGGAGGCGGTGGATGTCGGCCGTGCCCAGGGCGTGGCGCTGGCAGCGGATTTCGCGCAGGATCGCCTGCGCTTCTGCGACCAGCTGCCGGCGGACATGACAGCATCCATGTTGCGCGACCTCGAGCGCGGCAATCGGCTGGAGGTCGAGTGGCTGAGCGGCGACGTCAGCCGTCGAGGCCTCGAGCTCGGCCTGCCCACGCCGTTCAACACGGCGGTGTTCGACATCCTCGCGTTGCACGCCGAGGGGGCTTCCCGATGA
- a CDS encoding DUF1326 domain-containing protein, translating to MASWKISGEYMETCNCTFLCPCITANLAAKPTEGDCQAAITMRIDQGAKDGVQLDGVSFIVMLHSPGVMGAGNITVGLIIDDSASDAQVEAISAIATGAAGGPMAALAPLVGKVAGVERRQIQFDIDGMKRVVRAGDLVDQACEGVPSVSVPGQALGVDNTAHPVNSRLNLAKATRSVFNVFGMKWNDSSGTRNGHFAPFAWAG from the coding sequence ATGGCAAGCTGGAAAATCAGTGGCGAGTACATGGAAACCTGCAATTGCACTTTCCTGTGCCCATGCATAACCGCCAACCTCGCGGCGAAGCCGACCGAAGGCGACTGCCAAGCGGCGATCACGATGCGCATCGACCAAGGCGCGAAGGACGGCGTCCAGCTCGATGGCGTGTCGTTCATCGTCATGTTGCATTCCCCGGGCGTGATGGGTGCAGGCAACATAACGGTGGGGCTGATCATCGACGACAGTGCATCGGATGCGCAGGTCGAAGCCATCAGCGCCATCGCCACTGGGGCGGCCGGTGGGCCGATGGCAGCGCTGGCGCCGCTGGTGGGGAAGGTCGCCGGGGTCGAGCGTCGTCAGATCCAGTTCGACATCGATGGCATGAAGCGCGTCGTGCGCGCTGGTGACCTCGTCGACCAGGCCTGCGAAGGCGTGCCCAGCGTATCGGTACCGGGGCAGGCCCTCGGCGTGGACAACACGGCGCACCCCGTGAACAGCCGGCTCAACCTGGCCAAGGCGACGCGCAGCGTGTTCAACGTCTTCGGCATGAAGTGGAATGATTCCAGTGGTACCCGCAACGGCCACTTTGCCCCGTTTGCGTGGGCCGGCTAG
- a CDS encoding DUF2182 domain-containing protein, with amino-acid sequence MAQKAPTPMSSRTAAWLLMLSLVGWGFLAWIAFDMGHPVARLTMPMSSAWHWDNLLAVWCMWAVMMAAMMLPSALPMVQAFVALCRRNSDIERSRSFVSAYLLVWFAFSMVATGLQWLLQAAGWVDSMIVSTSAALTGVLLLVAGAYQFSPLKRICLANCRTPMGFLIGEWRDGASGAFVMGLRHGLFCLGCCWALMALLFVGGVMNLAWVAALSIAVAIEKLMPQGQRLAALLGLGLIAAGVLRLYSLVS; translated from the coding sequence TTGGCGCAGAAGGCACCGACACCAATGTCGTCGAGAACGGCGGCATGGTTGCTGATGCTCAGCCTCGTTGGCTGGGGCTTTCTGGCCTGGATCGCCTTCGACATGGGTCACCCGGTGGCACGGTTGACGATGCCGATGTCATCGGCCTGGCACTGGGACAACCTGCTTGCCGTCTGGTGCATGTGGGCCGTGATGATGGCGGCGATGATGCTGCCGTCGGCGCTGCCGATGGTGCAGGCCTTCGTCGCGCTGTGCCGCCGCAACAGCGACATTGAGCGCTCGCGTAGTTTTGTGAGCGCCTATCTGCTGGTGTGGTTCGCTTTCAGCATGGTGGCCACAGGGCTGCAATGGTTGCTGCAGGCCGCGGGCTGGGTCGACTCGATGATCGTCAGCACGTCGGCCGCGCTCACGGGCGTGCTGCTGCTCGTGGCCGGCGCCTACCAGTTCTCGCCGCTCAAACGCATCTGCCTTGCAAATTGCCGCACGCCAATGGGCTTCCTGATTGGGGAATGGCGTGACGGTGCATCCGGCGCCTTCGTGATGGGGCTGCGCCACGGTCTGTTCTGCCTGGGTTGCTGCTGGGCATTGATGGCGCTGCTGTTCGTTGGCGGGGTCATGAACCTTGCCTGGGTAGCTGCGCTGTCGATCGCGGTGGCGATCGAGAAGCTGATGCCGCAGGGGCAGCGTCTGGCGGCGCTTCTGGGCTTGGGACTGATCGCTGCCGGCGTGCTGCGCCTGTACTCGCTGGTGAGCTGA
- a CDS encoding VOC family protein, protein MTVKRMDNVLIVVDDLEAVKAFFIELGLELEGQTTVEGPSVGSLIGLGDVRATLAMLRTPDGQGIELDKFHTPDAVRFGPVKAPVNALGLRRIMFAVDDIDAVVARMQAHGAELIGQMQYEKAYRLAYMRGPEGIIVGLAEQLG, encoded by the coding sequence ATGACAGTCAAGCGAATGGACAACGTCCTGATAGTTGTCGACGATCTCGAAGCAGTGAAAGCGTTCTTCATCGAGTTGGGCCTCGAGCTTGAGGGCCAAACCACGGTTGAAGGGCCTTCTGTCGGGAGCCTCATAGGGCTTGGAGACGTCCGAGCCACCCTCGCGATGCTGCGGACTCCCGATGGGCAGGGAATTGAACTGGACAAGTTCCACACGCCAGATGCAGTCAGGTTTGGACCCGTGAAAGCGCCGGTGAACGCTTTGGGTCTTCGTCGCATCATGTTTGCCGTCGATGACATCGACGCTGTCGTTGCGCGGATGCAGGCCCATGGCGCAGAACTCATTGGCCAGATGCAGTACGAGAAAGCGTACCGGCTCGCCTACATGCGTGGGCCTGAGGGCATCATCGTCGGGCTTGCCGAGCAGCTCGGCTAG
- a CDS encoding TetR/AcrR family transcriptional regulator, whose amino-acid sequence MGRTRSFDTGEVLDKAVDVFWERGYDAVGMQEICRVTGLNSGSLYAAFGDKRGLFVQALQRYMGEVSQQAIERLNGNPSGLAGILDYFKSLVGAMVEGKRKWGCLVTNSVVEFAMTDAEIAQAFRLHLARLEAAFAGAIERARREGELPPGVPSQEAAAFLVCTVQGLNVLAKTRPGRKTLETAVRVAIGALDSPSAGASEPPTPSRAARQARR is encoded by the coding sequence ATGGGACGTACAAGAAGTTTCGACACCGGCGAGGTACTGGACAAGGCCGTCGACGTGTTCTGGGAGCGAGGCTACGACGCCGTCGGCATGCAGGAGATCTGCCGCGTCACGGGGCTGAACTCCGGCAGCCTGTACGCGGCCTTCGGTGACAAGCGCGGACTCTTCGTCCAGGCCCTGCAACGCTATATGGGCGAGGTGTCGCAGCAGGCGATCGAGCGTTTGAACGGCAACCCGTCGGGTCTTGCAGGCATCCTCGACTACTTCAAGAGCCTCGTCGGCGCGATGGTCGAGGGCAAGCGCAAGTGGGGCTGCCTCGTCACCAACTCGGTCGTCGAGTTCGCCATGACGGACGCCGAGATCGCGCAGGCCTTCCGGCTGCACCTGGCTCGGCTCGAAGCAGCTTTCGCGGGCGCGATCGAGCGCGCCCGGCGCGAGGGCGAGCTGCCGCCGGGCGTTCCGTCCCAAGAGGCCGCGGCCTTTCTCGTCTGCACCGTGCAAGGGCTCAATGTCCTGGCCAAGACGCGGCCCGGCCGGAAGACTCTCGAAACGGCGGTCCGCGTGGCCATCGGGGCGCTGGATAGTCCGAGTGCCGGAGCGAGCGAGCCGCCCACCCCTAGCCGAGCTGCTCGGCAAGCCCGACGATGA
- a CDS encoding substrate-binding protein, whose amino-acid sequence MSQASIKIGLVTDQTGPLSFLGIANANLARLVVDEINAGGGLLGRRIELITEDSATDDKVAAAKAAKLVQGDRVDVIFGGIYSSTRQAIKGPAVVQGKKLYIYPEQYEGEESDPLIFCTGPVPAQQVDSLIPWLMKHTDAREFYLPSADYIWPHVMNKRVRAAVTANGGSIVGEEYFPIDHADYRGTVDKIMSSGAQVVFNTTVPPGVAPFLRQLYEAGFTKRGGRIVCPYFEENFASLLPAEHVEGLYSCLDYYQAVSDPFSTALLRRYDERFPGSAKFTAGSASTGLYRGLKLWEAAVREAGTLDQAAVIRALDHARIAEGPGGPAEMVPGQHHLRLTMYVGQVQAGQMKVIENLGVIDPNERVQSVQ is encoded by the coding sequence GTGAGCCAAGCATCCATCAAGATCGGCCTCGTCACCGACCAGACCGGCCCACTGTCCTTCCTCGGCATTGCCAACGCCAACCTCGCCCGCCTGGTGGTCGACGAGATCAACGCCGGCGGCGGCCTGCTCGGGCGGCGCATCGAGCTGATCACCGAAGACAGCGCCACCGACGACAAGGTGGCCGCGGCCAAGGCCGCCAAGCTGGTTCAGGGCGATCGCGTGGACGTGATCTTCGGCGGCATCTACAGCTCCACCCGGCAGGCGATCAAGGGCCCGGCCGTCGTGCAGGGCAAGAAACTCTACATCTACCCGGAGCAGTACGAGGGTGAGGAGAGCGACCCGCTCATCTTCTGCACCGGCCCCGTGCCGGCGCAACAGGTCGATTCGCTGATCCCCTGGCTGATGAAGCACACCGATGCTCGCGAGTTCTACCTCCCGTCGGCCGACTACATCTGGCCGCACGTAATGAACAAGCGCGTGCGTGCCGCGGTCACCGCGAACGGCGGCTCGATCGTCGGCGAGGAGTATTTCCCCATTGATCACGCGGACTACCGCGGCACGGTCGACAAGATCATGTCCAGCGGCGCGCAGGTAGTCTTCAACACCACGGTGCCGCCCGGCGTGGCGCCGTTCCTGCGCCAGCTGTATGAGGCCGGCTTCACGAAGCGCGGCGGCCGCATCGTCTGCCCCTACTTCGAGGAAAACTTTGCGAGCCTGCTGCCGGCCGAGCATGTCGAGGGCCTCTACAGCTGCCTCGACTACTACCAGGCCGTCAGCGACCCGTTCAGCACGGCGCTGCTGCGCCGCTACGACGAACGATTTCCGGGCAGCGCCAAGTTCACAGCCGGCAGCGCCAGCACGGGGCTGTATCGCGGGCTGAAGCTCTGGGAGGCGGCCGTGCGGGAGGCCGGCACGCTTGATCAGGCGGCGGTGATCCGCGCGCTCGACCACGCGCGCATCGCCGAAGGACCGGGTGGGCCCGCCGAAATGGTGCCTGGCCAGCACCACCTGCGGCTTACCATGTACGTCGGCCAGGTGCAGGCAGGGCAGATGAAGGTCATCGAGAACCTCGGCGTGATCGATCCCAACGAGCGCGTGCAGAGCGTGCAATGA
- a CDS encoding glutathione S-transferase family protein: MKLYYHPASTASRPVLLFAAESGIELDLKLVDIFKGEHMQPAYRALNPNALVPMLEDGDFRLTESSAILKYLADKIDSPLYPKGLQQRARVNERMDWFNTQLSRDYCFGLVFAQLLPHHKRRSDEAQAGTVQWGQERSKVWLQVLNDHILGPGHNYVCGDAISIADHFGAGLLTLGEVIGCDFAAYPYVQGWLARIKALKSWKSVNATLDGVTAAHKGESFVTV; this comes from the coding sequence ATGAAGCTGTACTACCACCCCGCTTCCACCGCGAGCAGGCCCGTGCTGCTCTTCGCTGCGGAGAGCGGTATCGAGCTCGACCTGAAGCTGGTCGACATCTTCAAGGGCGAGCACATGCAGCCGGCCTATCGTGCGCTCAACCCGAATGCGCTGGTGCCGATGCTGGAGGACGGCGATTTCCGCCTCACCGAGAGCTCGGCTATCCTGAAATACCTGGCCGACAAGATCGACTCGCCGCTGTACCCCAAGGGCCTGCAGCAGCGGGCGCGCGTCAACGAGCGCATGGACTGGTTCAACACCCAACTGAGCCGAGACTACTGCTTCGGCCTGGTGTTCGCCCAGCTGCTGCCGCACCACAAGCGGCGCAGCGACGAGGCGCAGGCCGGCACCGTGCAGTGGGGCCAGGAACGCTCGAAGGTGTGGCTGCAAGTCCTCAACGACCACATCCTCGGCCCCGGGCACAACTACGTGTGCGGGGATGCGATCAGCATCGCGGACCATTTCGGCGCCGGACTGCTCACCTTGGGCGAAGTGATCGGTTGCGATTTCGCGGCTTATCCGTACGTGCAGGGCTGGCTGGCGCGAATCAAGGCGCTGAAGAGCTGGAAGTCGGTGAACGCCACGCTCGACGGGGTCACCGCCGCGCACAAGGGCGAGTCGTTCGTGACCGTGTGA
- a CDS encoding winged helix-turn-helix domain-containing tetratricopeptide repeat protein, translated as MVFKAKGFEVRPAERRLLVHGQPVSLGGRAFDLLLALIELRERVVAKDELLARVWPGTVVEENNLTVQISSLRKVLGPDAIATVAGRGYQFTLSLLDDDAPVSPAESSFPRDRPVIAVLAFDNLSNEPEMQFFSDGVSEEIIQRLARGTQLRVISRTTSFQFRGERKAEAAQRLNCAYVLDGSIRRAAGQVRISAHLTEAASGTTLWSDHYDRALEGIFEVQDDIAESIARALDHGFFGVATRAVDPAVYDLYLRSSPKSYAPEELRTSVGVLEVVTQRAPHFAEAWGRLAYVRSFLHMYLPFAERAASAGHVVREASHALALDAQNNDALVARCFVMPPFGRFVEAEDFLERLRQAPGSGAGRRYISWLLRLTGRLRASLGEAERIYRLDMLDPMSANLVALARMATGQVAEAVPVYEDLVARIPDMSFPISSLLRAHAFLQDWTAVDRLLTLAATRPLREFQDTIPFVRAKRDPTPEHIGAWRSEFEAHVMITGGVDVARLVYAAHLGLVDEAFRAADGARLGPAGASTDIMGPDGYRTALLFQASMPELRNDPRFPRLCARLGLVEFWLASGQWPDCADEVPYDFRQECESAKGVPREIFGF; from the coding sequence TTGGTCTTCAAAGCGAAGGGGTTCGAAGTGCGGCCGGCGGAGCGCCGCTTGCTGGTCCACGGCCAGCCGGTCTCGCTCGGCGGACGCGCGTTCGACTTGCTGCTGGCGCTGATCGAGTTGCGCGAGCGCGTGGTCGCCAAGGACGAACTGCTGGCGCGGGTCTGGCCTGGCACGGTGGTCGAGGAGAACAATCTCACCGTGCAGATCTCGTCGCTGCGCAAGGTTCTCGGGCCGGACGCCATCGCCACCGTGGCGGGGCGCGGCTACCAATTCACGCTGTCCTTGCTGGACGACGACGCTCCCGTCTCACCGGCCGAGTCGTCGTTTCCGCGCGACCGTCCCGTGATCGCCGTGCTCGCCTTCGACAACCTGTCGAACGAGCCCGAGATGCAGTTCTTCTCCGACGGCGTCAGCGAGGAGATCATCCAGCGCCTCGCGCGTGGCACCCAGCTGCGGGTGATCAGTCGGACCACGAGCTTCCAGTTCCGTGGCGAACGAAAGGCCGAGGCGGCGCAACGCCTGAACTGCGCCTACGTGCTCGACGGCTCGATCCGCCGCGCGGCTGGCCAGGTTCGCATCAGCGCCCACCTGACGGAGGCCGCGTCCGGCACGACGCTGTGGTCCGACCACTATGACCGTGCGCTGGAAGGCATCTTCGAGGTCCAGGACGACATCGCCGAAAGCATCGCGCGCGCGCTCGACCACGGTTTCTTCGGTGTTGCGACGCGCGCAGTCGATCCTGCGGTCTATGACTTGTACCTGCGATCCAGCCCCAAGTCCTATGCCCCGGAAGAGCTGCGCACCAGCGTCGGCGTGCTCGAGGTGGTGACGCAGCGCGCACCGCATTTCGCCGAGGCCTGGGGGAGGCTCGCCTACGTGCGCAGCTTCCTTCACATGTACCTGCCATTTGCCGAGCGTGCAGCCAGCGCCGGGCACGTGGTTCGCGAAGCCTCGCACGCGCTGGCGCTCGACGCGCAGAACAACGACGCCCTCGTCGCGCGATGCTTCGTGATGCCGCCCTTCGGCCGGTTCGTCGAAGCCGAGGACTTCCTCGAGCGTCTGCGCCAGGCGCCCGGCTCGGGCGCCGGCCGGCGCTACATCAGCTGGCTGCTGCGCCTGACCGGCCGCCTGCGTGCGAGCCTCGGCGAAGCCGAACGCATCTACCGCCTGGACATGCTCGATCCGATGTCGGCCAACCTGGTGGCGTTGGCCCGCATGGCCACGGGACAGGTCGCCGAGGCGGTGCCCGTGTACGAGGACCTCGTGGCGCGCATCCCCGACATGAGCTTTCCGATCTCGAGCTTGCTGCGGGCCCATGCCTTCCTGCAGGATTGGACGGCGGTCGATCGCCTGCTCACGCTCGCGGCCACGCGCCCGCTGCGCGAGTTCCAGGACACCATCCCTTTCGTCCGCGCCAAGCGCGACCCGACGCCTGAGCACATCGGCGCCTGGCGCAGCGAGTTCGAGGCGCACGTGATGATCACCGGCGGTGTGGACGTGGCCCGCCTGGTCTATGCCGCGCACCTGGGCCTGGTCGACGAGGCCTTCCGTGCTGCCGATGGTGCCCGCCTGGGGCCTGCAGGGGCCAGCACCGACATCATGGGCCCCGACGGCTACCGCACCGCGCTGCTGTTCCAGGCCAGCATGCCCGAGCTGCGCAACGACCCACGCTTCCCGCGGCTGTGCGCGCGGCTGGGGCTGGTGGAGTTTTGGCTCGCCAGCGGCCAGTGGCCCGATTGCGCGGACGAGGTGCCCTACGATTTCCGGCAAGAGTGTGAATCGGCCAAGGGTGTGCCCAGGGAGATCTTCGGGTTTTGA
- a CDS encoding adenylate/guanylate cyclase domain-containing protein: MPTPAPGPSSPAIRALLLCDLVASTYLVERLGDAAAAELMARHDRIARDLLAVHGGREIDKSDGFLLLFERPVEAVRFALAYQAQLLELGAQSKASLASRVGIHLGEVVLRENAAADIARGAKALEVEGLAKAIAARVMSLAGQGRILMTRTAYDFARRGAVGHADEAALRWVVHGPYRMAGVDDPVEVCEVAVAGAGALTPPPSAEKAQRVAQAAASSTSAAPAAGPLLAVLAFDNLSNDPEMQFFSDGVSEEIIQRVSRGSQLKVIGRTSSFQFRGDRKAEAANALHCTHVLDGSIRRAAARVRVSAHLMEAASQTTLWSERFERGVEDIFAVQDEISENIARALDQAFASAPAPTVEPAVYDLYLRSRPKGYAPDELRTHVGVLELVTSRAPQFAAAWGRLAYLRAFLRFYQPFAERAASAAQVDREAERALSLDAQNLDAMAGQYFVIAPFGRFVEADAALVRLRRAPGTGDGQRYIGWGLRHFGWMREALTATEQAYQLDVLDPMSANLLALARMAAGHIADAIPLFEELVERMPTMSFPVSSLLRAHAFQQDWAAVDRLLALAEQRQLREFQDGLPFIRAKRDPSPTHIGAWRDELEAHVRRTGWVDVSRLVYAAHLGLVDEAYAAADAARLGPAGHADDIMGPDGYRTALLFQASMPELRNDRRFAPLCARLGLVEFWLASGKWPDCASEVPYDFQRACEQARAVPKEDFGV, translated from the coding sequence ATGCCAACTCCCGCACCCGGCCCATCCTCCCCCGCGATCCGCGCGCTGCTGTTGTGCGACCTGGTCGCCAGCACGTACCTCGTCGAGCGCCTGGGCGACGCCGCCGCGGCCGAGTTGATGGCACGCCACGACCGCATCGCGCGCGACCTGCTCGCTGTGCACGGCGGCCGCGAGATCGACAAGAGCGACGGGTTCCTGCTGCTGTTCGAGCGGCCGGTCGAGGCGGTGCGCTTCGCGCTTGCCTACCAGGCGCAACTGCTCGAACTCGGCGCCCAGTCGAAGGCTTCCCTCGCCTCGCGCGTGGGCATTCATCTCGGCGAGGTGGTGCTGCGCGAGAACGCGGCCGCCGACATCGCGCGAGGCGCCAAGGCATTGGAGGTCGAGGGCCTGGCCAAGGCCATCGCCGCGCGCGTCATGTCGCTTGCCGGCCAGGGGCGCATCCTGATGACACGCACGGCCTACGACTTCGCGCGCCGGGGTGCGGTGGGCCATGCCGACGAGGCTGCACTGCGCTGGGTCGTGCATGGGCCGTACCGGATGGCCGGCGTTGACGATCCGGTGGAGGTCTGCGAAGTGGCCGTCGCCGGCGCTGGCGCGCTGACGCCGCCTCCAAGCGCGGAAAAGGCACAGCGCGTGGCCCAGGCCGCCGCATCGTCGACCTCCGCCGCGCCGGCCGCCGGACCGCTGCTCGCCGTGCTGGCATTCGACAACCTGTCCAACGACCCCGAGATGCAGTTCTTCTCCGACGGCGTCAGCGAGGAAATCATTCAGCGCGTATCGCGTGGCAGCCAGCTCAAGGTGATCGGACGCACCTCGAGCTTCCAGTTCCGCGGCGATCGCAAGGCGGAGGCGGCGAACGCCTTGCATTGCACCCACGTGCTCGACGGATCGATCCGCCGCGCAGCGGCCCGCGTGCGGGTCAGTGCCCATCTGATGGAGGCCGCCTCGCAGACCACGCTGTGGTCGGAACGCTTCGAGCGCGGGGTGGAGGACATCTTCGCCGTGCAGGACGAGATCTCCGAGAACATCGCCCGCGCGCTCGATCAGGCCTTCGCCAGCGCGCCGGCCCCCACGGTGGAGCCGGCGGTGTATGACCTCTACCTCCGATCGAGGCCCAAGGGATACGCGCCCGACGAACTGCGCACCCACGTTGGCGTGCTGGAACTGGTGACCTCGCGCGCACCGCAGTTCGCCGCGGCATGGGGGCGGCTGGCCTATCTGCGTGCCTTCTTGCGCTTCTACCAGCCGTTCGCCGAACGCGCAGCCAGCGCGGCTCAGGTGGACCGCGAAGCCGAGCGTGCGCTATCGCTCGATGCACAGAACCTCGACGCGATGGCAGGGCAGTACTTCGTGATCGCGCCGTTCGGGCGCTTCGTCGAGGCCGATGCCGCGCTCGTTCGTCTGCGCCGCGCACCCGGCACCGGCGACGGGCAGCGCTACATCGGCTGGGGCCTGCGCCACTTCGGCTGGATGCGCGAGGCGCTGACGGCCACCGAGCAGGCCTACCAGCTCGATGTGCTGGACCCGATGTCGGCCAACCTCCTCGCCCTCGCGCGCATGGCGGCAGGCCATATAGCCGACGCCATTCCCTTGTTCGAGGAACTGGTGGAGCGCATGCCCACGATGAGCTTTCCTGTGTCCAGCCTGCTGCGTGCCCATGCATTCCAGCAGGACTGGGCCGCGGTGGATCGCCTGCTCGCGCTGGCCGAGCAACGCCAGTTGCGCGAGTTCCAGGACGGGCTTCCCTTCATCCGCGCCAAGCGCGACCCCTCGCCCACGCACATCGGCGCGTGGCGCGACGAGCTCGAAGCGCATGTTCGCAGGACGGGCTGGGTCGACGTGTCACGCCTCGTGTACGCGGCCCACCTGGGCCTGGTGGACGAGGCTTACGCCGCCGCCGACGCCGCACGCCTGGGGCCGGCCGGCCATGCCGACGACATCATGGGACCCGACGGCTACCGCACCGCGCTGCTGTTCCAGGCCAGCATGCCCGAGCTGCGCAACGACCGGCGTTTCGCGCCTTTGTGCGCGCGGCTCGGACTCGTCGAATTCTGGCTGGCCAGCGGGAAGTGGCCCGACTGCGCGAGCGAAGTGCCCTACGACTTCCAGCGCGCATGCGAGCAGGCACGGGCCGTGCCGAAAGAAGACTTCGGCGTCTGA